From Bacteroidales bacterium, the proteins below share one genomic window:
- a CDS encoding tyrosine protein kinase produces MRIVINPKYEYLADFVRKIPDETYEWDVLYKNDRNTVKKVTVNGTTLVVKRYKRPTLANCFIYTFFKMNKAKRSYVYGFRLKEMGFNTAEPVAYIEISRNGFFHTGYFVSAFLPYPLLKEVENYQGALKSEVLSDFAEFTIRQHEAGILNNDYNLTNVFFHKEEERWEFALIDTNRIVFRRKLSRGGIIRQMQSISASINTITEIAEHYAVQRGWNADLFCGVLLLRRGMAVMGKIKRFFKNRLVEIKGVLQVTS; encoded by the coding sequence ATGAGAATAGTTATTAACCCGAAATACGAATATCTGGCTGACTTTGTCCGGAAAATTCCTGATGAAACCTATGAATGGGACGTTTTGTATAAAAATGACCGTAATACCGTTAAAAAAGTAACGGTAAACGGGACAACTTTAGTGGTCAAACGCTATAAAAGGCCGACTTTGGCCAATTGCTTCATTTATACTTTTTTCAAGATGAATAAAGCAAAGCGTTCATACGTATACGGATTCAGACTCAAGGAGATGGGGTTCAATACTGCTGAACCGGTAGCTTATATAGAGATATCCAGGAATGGATTTTTTCATACGGGCTATTTTGTTTCTGCATTTCTGCCATATCCGCTTCTGAAAGAAGTCGAGAACTATCAAGGTGCATTGAAATCAGAAGTACTTTCCGATTTTGCAGAATTTACGATTCGGCAACACGAGGCAGGAATACTGAATAATGACTACAACCTGACCAATGTCTTTTTTCATAAAGAGGAAGAACGTTGGGAGTTTGCGCTTATTGACACCAACCGAATAGTTTTCCGCCGTAAATTGAGCCGCGGGGGGATTATCAGGCAGATGCAATCCATATCGGCATCGATAAACACAATTACAGAGATCGCCGAACACTATGCCGTTCAACGCGGGTGGAATGCCGACCTCTTTTGCGGAGTGCTGCTTCTGAGAAGAGGCATGGCGGTAATGGGAAAAATAAAAAGATTTTTCAAAAATAGACTTGTCGAAATCAAGGGTGTTTTACAGGTTACTTCTTAA